The following coding sequences are from one Cardiobacteriaceae bacterium TAE3-ERU3 window:
- a CDS encoding RidA family protein — protein sequence MTRSVIHTDQAPQAIGPYSQAVRCGNLVFLSGQIPLNPETMELVEGVEAQVRQVFDNLEAVCVAAGGALSNIAKLNIYLTDLGQFDVLNEIMSARFAEPYPARAAIEVSALPKGALVEMEAVLSLD from the coding sequence ATGACCCGTTCTGTTATTCATACTGACCAAGCACCTCAAGCTATCGGCCCATATTCGCAAGCTGTACGCTGCGGTAATTTAGTCTTCCTTTCCGGGCAGATTCCGCTCAACCCAGAGACGATGGAGTTGGTTGAGGGGGTTGAAGCGCAAGTGCGTCAGGTCTTTGATAACCTTGAAGCAGTTTGCGTTGCTGCTGGTGGTGCTTTATCCAATATTGCCAAACTCAATATTTATCTTACTGATCTTGGTCAGTTTGACGTACTCAATGAAATCATGAGCGCACGCTTTGCTGAGCCGTATCCGGCACGTGCAGCGATAGAGGTTTCGGCATTGCCTAAAGGGGCATTGGTAGAGATGGAAGCCGTTCTTTCGTTGGATTGA